Sequence from the Caballeronia sp. SL2Y3 genome:
CGGGATCGGATTTGAGGCGCTCGACGAAGCGTTCCACTGCGGCATCGAAGGCTTTGCGGCGTTCGTGTTCCGGGTCGCTCGTCACGTCGTGCAGCCACTGGTTCGCGCCGCGCACGAGGCCCGCCGCGAACTTGTTGCCGAGGTCGCCGGCGTCCAGCCCGACGAAACCCAGCATGCCGATGAGCTTCGGATACTCCTCGCCCGCCACCGCGACGATGCGCGTCGCGAGCATCTCCTGCACCTCGGGCTTGTCGAGCCACGCCGCCATTTGCTTGAGGCCCTCGTCGAGCAGCAGTTGATGGCGGCGGTCGGCGGTGAGCGTCGAAAGCAGGTTGCCCGCGGCGGCGGAAAGATCGAAGGCATCGGCGCGGCGGCGAATCGCGTCGTGAAGCATGGACTTGATGCGCGTGTCGTCGATGAAGGCCAGCAACTGACCGACCGCTCCGACCGCGCGATTGCCGAGCAGCTCCGCGTTCTTCGGCTCCGCGAGCCACACCGACAGGCGGCTTGCCGGATCGAACGCATCGACGCGGGCAACGAGCGCATCCGTGCCGAGAAAGCGGTCGCGCACGAACACGGCGAGGTTGTCGGCCACGCGCGCCTTGTTCGCGGGCAGGATGGCCGTGTGCGGCACCGGCACGCCGAGCGGATGGCGAAACAGCGCGACGACGGCGAACCAGTCCGCGAGCGCGCCGACCATGGCCGCTTCCGCGAACGCGGACACCCACGCCCACGCGCCGGCGTCGTGCTGGCTCTTCCCGATGGCGAACAGCACGCCCGCGCCGACGAGCAACGCGGCGGCGAACCACTTCATCCTTTTCAGTGCTACGGCTTTATCCTGCGTTTCCATCTGCTTGTCGGTATAGAAGTGTGGAAGCGCGCAAGCATATCAACGCCCTTGCTGCAACTTCAAGAGCGCGTCCATGGCGCGGCCGGCTGCTTCCAGCGGCACGAAAATGTGGTCGTGATATGCGGCCGCCATCACATTGCAGCTGATACCTGCGTCACCGAGCGCGCGAGCGAATGCGGCGGTCAGCCCGACCGCGTTCAGATCCGAGTGCACATTCAGCGTGATCCAGGCCGCGCGAAAGAGCGGCGTCACGCCAGCGGCAATAGCCGCGCCTTCTTCCATGACGACGGTCACGCCTTCGCGCTCGCGAAACGTCGCGACGATGCCCGCGCCGCCCGGCGCGGCGTCATGCGGCAGCGACGCGAACACATAGACGCCGGGCTGAAGCTCGGGCTGCATGGACGCCAGGAGCGTGCGCAGATCGGAGACGGGCGTCGGCGTCATCAGGCGGCATCCTCGGCGGGCCGCGTTCTGCCGAGCACCGGCCGCAGCGCCGTGCCGGTGTGGCTGCGCGGATGACTCGCGAGCGTGTCCGGGTCCGCCGCCGCGACGATGGTCCCGCCGTTCACGCCGCCTTCCGGCCCGAGATCGAGCACCCAGTCGGCTTCCGCGATCACGTCGAGATCATGCTCGATCACGATCACGCTATGCCCGCCGTCCACCAGCCGGTGCAGCACGCGAATCAGCTTCGCGACGTCCGCCATGTGCAGGCCGACGGTCGGTTCGTCCAGCACATAGAGCGTATGCGGCGGCTTCTGGCCGCGCCGCGTGATGTCGTCGCGCACTTTCGACAACTCGGTGACGAGCTTGATGCGCTGTGCCTCGCCGCCCGATAGCGTCGGCGACGGCTGGCCGAGCGTCAGATAACCGAGGCCCACGTCCTTCATCAATTGCAGCGGATGCGCGATGCTCGGCATCGACGCGAAGAACTCGACGGCCTCGTCGATCTCCATGGTCAGCACTTCGCCGATGTTCTTGCCGCGCCACGTCACCGCGAGCGTCTCGGGATTGAAGCGCTGGCCGTGGCAGACGTCGCACGGAACCTTGACGTCCGGCAGGAAGTTCATCGCGATGGTGCGCACGCCTTGCCCTTCGCACGCGGGGCAGCGCCCGTTGCCCGTATTGAACGAGAAGCGCGACGGCGTATAGCCGCGCGCCCGCGCTTCGAGCGTGTCCGCAAACAGCTTGCGGATGGTGTCCCACATGCCGATGTAGGTCGCCGGGCACGAACGCGGCGTCTTGCCGATGGGCGTCTGATCGACTTCGAGCACGCGGTCGATCGATTCGAAACCGGTGACGCCCGAGCAGCCCTGCCATGCGTGGACCACGTCGAACTTCGGGCGCGGCGTTTCGCGGGCGAGCACGCTGGCGCGCGATTTTGCGCCCGGAGCGTCGGCCTGGGCCGCCTTGCGCGCGCGCCGCACCGCCGGCGACGACAGCACCGAGCGGCCGACGGCATCGAGCAGGTTCGTCATGAGCACGTCGCGGGCGAGCGTCGATTTGCCCGAGCCGGATACGCCCGTGATCGCGACGAGCCGGTTCAGCGGCACGCTCGCGGTCACGTTGCGCAGGTTGTGCAGCGTCGCGTTTTCGACCGTGAGCCATTGCTCCGGCACAGCGGGGCGCTTGCCGACGGCCGCGCGCACTTCGCGGCGCGGCTGCAACGGATGCACGATCGGGTTTGCCAGCATCTGTCCGGTCAGCGACGCCTTGTGCGCCGCGAGATCGGTCACGCTGCCCTGCGCGACCACCGTGCCGCCGCGCTTGCCCGCACCCGGCCCGATATCGATGATGTGATCGGCACGCCTAATGGTGTCTTCGTCGTGCTCCACGACGACGAGCGTGTTGCCCTTGTCGTTCAGCTTCTTGAGCGCGCTCAGCAGAATCAGGTTGTCGCGCGGATGCAGGCCGATGGTCGGTTCATCCAGCACATAGCACACGCCTTGCAGGTTGCTGCCGAGTTGCGCGGCGAGACGAATGCGCTGCGCTTCGCCGCCCGAAAGCGTCGGCGCGGCGCGGTCGAGACTCAGATAACCGAGCCCGACTTCCTCCAGAAACTGAAGGCGTCCTTCGATTTCGCTGACGACGTCGCGGGCGATGTCCGCGTCGCGGCCCGTGAGCTTCAATGTCGCGATCCACTCGCGCGTGTCCGTCACGGTCCAGCGCCCGACTTCGGTGATCGGATAGTTGCCGAACGTCACCGCGCGCGCGACCTCGTTGAGGCGCGTGCCTTCGCAGTCCGCGCACGGCTGATCGACGATATCGTCCGGTTCCTGATCCACCGAGCCGATGCTCTGCTCGCGGCCGCGATCATCCTGCGCGAACACGGTATCGTCGAACGCGGCGCGCTGCTCGCGCGTCAGCTTGACGCCCGTGCCGACGCACGTATTGCACCAGCCATGCTTGCTGTTGTACGAGAACATGCGCGGGTCGAGTTCCGGGTAGCTCGTGCCGCAGACCGGGCACGCGCGCTTGGTCGAAAACACGATGCTTTCTTCCTTGCCGCGCCGCTTGCCGCTGGAGAGCGCGCCGTGCAGGCCGTCGAGCGGCGCGCACAGATGCATGACGCCCTCGCCGATTTCGAGCGTCTCGTCGAGCAGACGCCGCAGGTCCGCTTCGTTTTCCGCCGATACGACGAGATCCGCGACCGGCAGTTCGATGGTGTGTTCGCGGAAGCGGTCGAGCTTCGGCCACGGATCGACCGGCAGAAAGTCGCCGTCCACGCGCAGATGCGTGTTGCCGCGCACTTTCGCCCACTTCGCGAGATCGGTATAGACGCCCTTGCGGTTTACCACGAGCGGCGCGAGCAGGCCCACATGCTGGCCCTTGAAGTCGCGCAGAATCTGCGCGGCGATCTGCTCTGAGCTTTGCGCCTGAACCGGCGTGCCGTCGTGAATGCAGTGCTGGATGCCGAGCTTCACGTACAGAAGGCGCAGGAAGTGCCAGACTTCCGAAGTCGTCGCGACCGTGCTCTTGCGCCCGCCGCGCGACAGACGCTGCTCGATGGCAACCGTCGGCGGAATGCCATAGACCGCATCCACCTCGGGCCGGCCCGCCGGCTGCACGATGGAGCGCGCATACGCGTTCAGCGATTCGAGATAACGCCGCTGTCCTTCGTGGAACAGAATATCGAACGCGAGCGTGGACTTGCCCGAGCCGGACACGCCCGTCACCACGTTGAACTTGTTGTGCGGGATATCGACATCGAGCGACTTCAGATTGTGCTCGCGCGCATTGACGATGCGCACGACGTCCTCGCCCTGCAATGCGCGCCGCGCGCTCGCCACTTCCGCCGCGAGTTGCAGCGGCACGCCCGCGCGCTTCTCCGCCGCGCCGGGCGTCATGGCTTCTTCGTAGTCGAGGAGCGCGCGGCCCGTGTGCGACTGCTCGCAGGCCGCGACGTCATCCGGCGTGCCGACGCACACCACTTGCCCGCCGCCGTCGCCGCCTTCGGGACCGAGATCGATGATCCAGTCCGCCGCGCGAATCACGTCGAGATTGTGCTCGATGACGATCAGCGAATGTCCGCGCCCAAGCAGCCTGCGCAACGCCTGCATCAGCTTGGCGATGTCGTCGAAATGCAGGCCCGTGGTCGGCTCGTCGAACATGAAAAGCCGCGCTTTCTGATTCGGCGATGCCGTTTCCGCGAGAAAGCCCGCGAGCTTCAGGCGCTGCGCTTCGCCGCCCGAGAGCGTCGGCACCGGCTGGCCGAGCTTCACGTATTCGAGACCGACATCGACGATAGGCTGTAGCACGCGCAGCACGTCCGCGTCGCTCGCGAAGCACTCGACGGCTTCGCTCACGGTCAGTTCCAGCACGTCCGCGACGCTCAGTTCGCGCCCGCCGCGCTCGATCTTCACGTCGAGAATCTCGGCGCGATAACGCCGGCCGTCGCAATCCGGACAGCGCAGGTAGACGTCGGAGAGAAACTGCATCTCGACGTGCTCGAAGCCCGAGCCGCCGCACGTCGGGCAGCGCCCGTCGCCCGAGTTGAAGCTGAACATGCTCGCGCCGTAGCCGCGCTGCGCCGCGAGCGGCGCTTTCGCGAACAGCTTGCGGATTTCGTCGAACGCGCCGACATAGCTCGCCGGGTTCGAGCGCGCCGTGCGGCCGATCGGCGACTGATCCACGAACACGACGTCGCTCAGTTGATCCGCGCCCTTCAGCGCGCGAAACGCGCCGGGCGCTTCGGTCGCCTTGCCGAAGTGACGCATGAGCGCGGGCGCGAGCACGTCCTGAATCAGCGTCGATTTGCCCGAGCCGGAGACGCCCGTCACGCAAACGAGGCGCTCGAGCGGAATCTCGACCGTCACGTCCTGCAAGTTGTGATCGCTCGCGCCTTCGAGAACAAGACGCGGCGAGTTCGCATCCACCGCGCGGCGCGTCCAGTTGGACGCGTGCGCGACGTGCTTGCGGCCGCCGAGATACGCGCCGGTGAGCGTGTCGCTCGATTGAATATCGTCGGGCGTGCCGTCATAGACGATCTGCCCGCCGCGCTCGCCCGGCCCCGGTCCCATATCGATCAGGCGATCCGCCGCGAGCATCACCGAAGGATCATGTTCGACGACGACGAGCGTATTGCCCGCATCGCGCAGACGGTGCATGGCCTCCACGATGCGGTTCAGATCGCGCGGATGCAGCCCGATGCTCGGCTCGTCCAGCACGAACAGCGTGTTCACGAGCGACGTGCCGAGCGCGGTCGTCAGGTTGATGCGCTGCACTTCGCCGCCCGAGAGC
This genomic interval carries:
- a CDS encoding DUF445 domain-containing protein — protein: METQDKAVALKRMKWFAAALLVGAGVLFAIGKSQHDAGAWAWVSAFAEAAMVGALADWFAVVALFRHPLGVPVPHTAILPANKARVADNLAVFVRDRFLGTDALVARVDAFDPASRLSVWLAEPKNAELLGNRAVGAVGQLLAFIDDTRIKSMLHDAIRRRADAFDLSAAAGNLLSTLTADRRHQLLLDEGLKQMAAWLDKPEVQEMLATRIVAVAGEEYPKLIGMLGFVGLDAGDLGNKFAAGLVRGANQWLHDVTSDPEHERRKAFDAAVERFVERLKSDPAFKARIDEHKREWLDRPELRGYVDGLWDEFTAWLGADLKRPDSALHAKVVAVAASFAQALGGDPLLRDSINEHMRDALKALAPELREGIAKHIAATVKQWDDATLVRDVELNIGRDLQFIRVNGTLVGGAVGLLIHAVTAFAL
- a CDS encoding ACT domain-containing protein, giving the protein MTPTPVSDLRTLLASMQPELQPGVYVFASLPHDAAPGGAGIVATFREREGVTVVMEEGAAIAAGVTPLFRAAWITLNVHSDLNAVGLTAAFARALGDAGISCNVMAAAYHDHIFVPLEAAGRAMDALLKLQQGR
- the uvrA gene encoding excinuclease ABC subunit UvrA translates to MASNNAIRIRGARQHNLKNLDIDLHTGQMTVVTGPSGSGKSSLVFDTLYAEGQRRYVETFSAYARQFLDRMDRPQVDRVDGVPPAIAIDQTNPVRSSRSTVGTMTELNDHLKLFYARAAELFDRKTAHRVRHDTPETIYAELLERTRDGDPRLAVTFPVELPDTTSDDEVAQWLSASGYTRVQAKRHVETEAGARQVLDVVADRFRLQGTERSRALEAIEGALLRGSGRVNVYVLKDEAEPDIWRFSTGLHSPESDLRYADPQPALFSFNSAYGACETCRGFGRVIGVDYGLVIPDEKKTLREGAIKTLQTPAWKENQDDLVRYGAKAGIRLGVPWSDLTQKERDWVIHGSPDWTGKWGSQWYGVQRFFDYLESKAYKMHIRVLLSKYRSYTTCPACAGARLKTESLLWRLGTKEQADAVLAPADRFLPNGVDWTRDQLEALPGLTVHDLMLMPIERIRRFFDSLTLPSTLLDEALKLLHAEVRTRLKYLCDVGLGYLTLDRQSRTLSGGEVQRINLTTALGTSLVNTLFVLDEPSIGLHPRDLNRIVEAMHRLRDAGNTLVVVEHDPSVMLAADRLIDMGPGPGERGGQIVYDGTPDDIQSSDTLTGAYLGGRKHVAHASNWTRRAVDANSPRLVLEGASDHNLQDVTVEIPLERLVCVTGVSGSGKSTLIQDVLAPALMRHFGKATEAPGAFRALKGADQLSDVVFVDQSPIGRTARSNPASYVGAFDEIRKLFAKAPLAAQRGYGASMFSFNSGDGRCPTCGGSGFEHVEMQFLSDVYLRCPDCDGRRYRAEILDVKIERGGRELSVADVLELTVSEAVECFASDADVLRVLQPIVDVGLEYVKLGQPVPTLSGGEAQRLKLAGFLAETASPNQKARLFMFDEPTTGLHFDDIAKLMQALRRLLGRGHSLIVIEHNLDVIRAADWIIDLGPEGGDGGGQVVCVGTPDDVAACEQSHTGRALLDYEEAMTPGAAEKRAGVPLQLAAEVASARRALQGEDVVRIVNAREHNLKSLDVDIPHNKFNVVTGVSGSGKSTLAFDILFHEGQRRYLESLNAYARSIVQPAGRPEVDAVYGIPPTVAIEQRLSRGGRKSTVATTSEVWHFLRLLYVKLGIQHCIHDGTPVQAQSSEQIAAQILRDFKGQHVGLLAPLVVNRKGVYTDLAKWAKVRGNTHLRVDGDFLPVDPWPKLDRFREHTIELPVADLVVSAENEADLRRLLDETLEIGEGVMHLCAPLDGLHGALSSGKRRGKEESIVFSTKRACPVCGTSYPELDPRMFSYNSKHGWCNTCVGTGVKLTREQRAAFDDTVFAQDDRGREQSIGSVDQEPDDIVDQPCADCEGTRLNEVARAVTFGNYPITEVGRWTVTDTREWIATLKLTGRDADIARDVVSEIEGRLQFLEEVGLGYLSLDRAAPTLSGGEAQRIRLAAQLGSNLQGVCYVLDEPTIGLHPRDNLILLSALKKLNDKGNTLVVVEHDEDTIRRADHIIDIGPGAGKRGGTVVAQGSVTDLAAHKASLTGQMLANPIVHPLQPRREVRAAVGKRPAVPEQWLTVENATLHNLRNVTASVPLNRLVAITGVSGSGKSTLARDVLMTNLLDAVGRSVLSSPAVRRARKAAQADAPGAKSRASVLARETPRPKFDVVHAWQGCSGVTGFESIDRVLEVDQTPIGKTPRSCPATYIGMWDTIRKLFADTLEARARGYTPSRFSFNTGNGRCPACEGQGVRTIAMNFLPDVKVPCDVCHGQRFNPETLAVTWRGKNIGEVLTMEIDEAVEFFASMPSIAHPLQLMKDVGLGYLTLGQPSPTLSGGEAQRIKLVTELSKVRDDITRRGQKPPHTLYVLDEPTVGLHMADVAKLIRVLHRLVDGGHSVIVIEHDLDVIAEADWVLDLGPEGGVNGGTIVAAADPDTLASHPRSHTGTALRPVLGRTRPAEDAA